The Arachis hypogaea cultivar Tifrunner chromosome 14, arahy.Tifrunner.gnm2.J5K5, whole genome shotgun sequence DNA window AGAActgcaaaatttttaaattaaacttgtTATTGTCTTTTTCGTAAGAATTTTGGGGAaccaaacaaatttttaaaaagtttaatagATTTTAGTCATATGAAATCTAGACGAGAAATTCAAATCTTGACAAATTAACCTGTAAAATCAACATGTCATTTATACATGAGTTACTATTATAAATTTTGAagttgaattgagtcaattataattttaaaaataaatttgagctTGATTTTAAACTTCAAGagctaaattaaatattaactctatgtaaaacaataaattcaatttaCCTCCATTATTATTCGTTCATATTTTCTTTCACTACTTTTAAATTGAACAAATATTTGAATTATACATACATGAAATTAATTAATGTTACCACATTAttgtatgaaaaagtataagtacacaataaaaatattaaataatatgaacaatagatatattgaATGTGAattgttattctaatattaagatttaaatgaatattttagaaTGTGGTGTGTTTTACTTAAATTGAGCCAATTTTAAGATCTGTTcttcatgttgttcaaaaaaatcattaattatcTAACATAATCCTTGTTATTGTATTTATGTATGGGTAGAATCACAAACTGACGGTGGTGGAAGCCGATGGAAACTACGTGGAACCATTCACAGTGGATGACATAGACATCTACTCCGGAGAGAGCTACTCAGTCCTCCTCACCACAGACCAAGATCCCACCAAAAACTATTGGCTTTCAGTCGGTGTCCGAGCAAGAAAGCCACCCATCCCACAACAAGTCCTCACGGCTCTCACCCTTTTGAACTACAAAAACATCTCCGCCTCCGTCTTTCCAGCCTCTCCGCCCCCTGTCACCCCGCGATGGGATGACTTCGAGCGGAGCAAGGCCTTCACAAAGAAAATTATAGCCAATAAGATGATGACACCTCAGCCTCCGCGCTACTCCCACCGCAGGATCGTGCTCTTGAACACGCAGAACAAGATCCAAGGGTTCATCAAATGGGCCATTAACAACGTCTCTTTATCTTTGCCCACTACTCCATACCTGGGATCCATGAAGTTCAAGCTCAACAACACCTTTGACAGAACCCCCCGCCGGAGAACTTCCCGAGCGATTACGACATATTCAACCCTCCGGTGAACGCAAACGCGACCACCGGCAACGGCGTGTACGTGTTCCGGCTGAAGGAGGTTGTGGATGTGATTCTACAGAATGCGAACCAACTAACGGGGAAGGGAAGTGAGATTCACCCATGGCACCTGCATGGGCATGACTTCTGGGTTTTGGGGTACGGAGAAGGGAAGTTCAAAACGGGGGAGGATGAAAAGAGATTCAACCTGACACACGCGCCGCTGAGGAACACGGCGGTTATATTCCCTTATGGTTGGACGGCGTTGAGGTTCAAGGCAGATAACCCTGGGGTTTGGGCCTTCCATTGCCACATTGAACCTCACTTGCACATGGGTATGGGTGTCATTTTCGCTGAGGCTCTGCACAAGGTCAGGAATATTCCCTCACAGGCTCTCGCTTGCGGCCTTACTGCCATCAATGCCCCCCATTAACAGGAATCATAGAAAACCATcacaatttattaaaatttaacatatataatcgattaaatcatgtTATGTTTATCAAAATTATGCTAAACAAATTGATTTAACCGAAAAAAtgatgaatcaaattttgaattgatctaaattaatattatttttttataaaaaattactacaatataagtaattagaattctcaaaattaatatatatatatatatatatatatatatatatataatagaagtattttagtcattttttataatagggtattatagttattttctataaaaaataatattaatttagaccaattgaagatttgatttatcatttttcggtcaaatcaatttgtctaatttaattttgacaaaaataatacgatttaatcgattatatgtgttaaattttaattattaaaaaacatctttataacAAGACGTTTTTAGCGTATTTATCTGGGTGGCTCCCTTAAAATATAGTGAAAACTCAACTGCAGTTGATAGGCGagaattgttagatgaaaatttagtcaaatcatctaacgactcttacttatcaactttacataaaatCAACTACACCTAAGCTTTCaccttaaaatattttattaaattattaaactaaaaaaattgagttaacCACGATAAATAAGGGCCAAAAACATCTTATTGCCCTCTAGCATTTTTGGTTGCCCCTCATTTTggtcttggtttttttttttttttggtttatatttattataatgtgTGGGATTGTTGGGCGGATTGTCCATGGTACCCCATATATGGGTACTCAGTTACAGGCTCTTCATTTGTTTTCTTGTAATTTTGTTTCTCATTAATTTACGAGAACAATgtattaaccaaaaaaaaaaaaattatgagaacaATGTGGCCAGATTGGAGAGAATCGGAGGACCAGATAAACTTGATAATTATATATCCGACCAACAAAAAGAAACTTGATaattatatgaaattattttgtataacaaacgtttatattttatattcacaCTTATcttatcaatttttgaaattaatatggTTCTATTTCaacattattttagaaaaatgttTGGTAATAACTAAAAGAATTTAGTCGAAAACGGCCAAAATCTTCCTTTTTtggaattattaatttaatttgaataaacaAAATTGAATAATGTTATATgattaacaaaatttaatattttggCTAACACTTGGTTAATTCTAATCActataaattagattttaaattgtaaaatttaaatcttaaataatATGTTAGtctaaaatattaactaatattaataaaaaatattgattctctaatattttttaaaaacatttaaaCTTGAATAGCCCGAATCAAGTAGAACAATACTGAATATCAATTGCTCCACACACATTTTAATTGAATGCAATTTTTTAAGAaccattatattattttataacaaGTAACATTTTAGCGCCAAAAAATACTGACAAGACGCGTTCTAATGTCAATATGTATACTTCTCTTttttcaacttattttaaaaaattatctttcttataattatataaaaattaacatgtaataaataattatactaattgtcaatcattttaattgttaaattattataatataattgtcAATCAAACATAATTAGTTATAAATATAATAGTTACCTTTATAGCTTtgctatattaataaaaaatattgattctctaatatttttcaaaaatatttaaactTGAATAGCCTGAATCAAGTAGAACAATATTGAATATCAATTGCTCCACACACATTTTAACTGAATGCAATTTTGTAAGAaccattatattattttatacaaGTAGCATTCTAGcgccaaaaatgctaacaagacgCGTTCTAATGTCAATATGTATACTTCTCTTttttcaacttattttaaaaaattatctttttataattatataaaaatcaacatgtaataaataattatactaattgtcaatcattttaattgtcaaattattataatataattgtcAATCAAATATAATTAACTATAAATATGATATTTACCTTTATAGCTTTGTTATGCATGTGTATATTAATTAGTATGAAATTGATATTGATATCAATTCTATAATTTATTTTGTACTACTAAAAGTTATATATAATGTTTCTTTTATGGTTATATATAGTACTTTGAACACTTTTCACTTACCATGCAAAGACAATTCATATTGTTTAATCTACGAGGATCATATACCATAAATTTCTCAATCAAACTATACAACTTAAGATGGGTGAAAGAATCAAGAATTTTAGCCCAGATATAACTATCCAAATCTTGTGTTGATTTAGTTTTTTTACCAGCATTaagaaacaaattaaaagattaaaacacGTGGCTATGAACTAAAGTATTGGGGGTTCGAATCCTTCCTCACCCACAACCAGCCAAAAAGCTAAAGACCTTTATCTATGGGGATAGAAAAATTATGCACAGATTAGCTGACCCAACGTTATAGAGCTTGGGTGTGGGTATTTTATCGAAATATAATGGCCTTACCTattgttttcttaaaaaaaaatgtaaatgatggatatttctaaataaaaaaatatgtcataagttttaacttttaatccgCATATTTTTACCTTTCATAAATTCTTTTTCAGTCAAGTTTATGCAGAATAGCagaacaaataaaatatttgtagcaTAGCAAAAATGTCTTCCTCATCATTAATATGTTTGCTCGTAGTAATTGTAATCTCTCGAGAGAATTGATGACTGCATCAAAGATACACTTGCTATTGCTAATACTAGTACATCGGAGAATTTTAAATTGGTTAGTTTAAATAGCCCCGGACTATGGAACAAGGGAGTATTCTGAACCTACACTGAGGTATTGACGGCGATTCTCAAATATCGCAGAACCGAATCGGATACGATGAGATAGAACGCAATagagacaaataaaaaatagaaggcaCGGGTTACCTACTTTTAACGGTCAAAGCGAATCTAAGCCTTTCATTCCAAATTCAAGAATTCGGAATGAACTAAACCTCTCTAAGTAGGATTGAAACCCACGACCAGTCAGTTAACAGTCGACTGCTCTACCACTGATCTATTAAGGAAATGAAAAATTTGATCTCATAGAGTTCAATTCCTGTTGTCAATCCGATGACTAATATGAGCTCGAAGTTTTCTTTGTAACTCGTGGAACTTCTTCGCAATGGTCCCGTTCTATGCCTCATTTCATAGGAAACTTCAAAGTGGCTCTATTTCATTATATTCCACTCACTTTAGATTCCCTTATTTGGTGTCAGTGAGATAAGAGACGTCGTTTTCAGcctatctctttctatttttttttttatagaaatatgGAAGGTTGAAAAATTAGTATACAAATATATGGATTGAAAATTAGATAATAAGCTGGAGATTGtaatagataataaaaaacaACAATTTGCGATGATTTTTCAATCTTTTACACTGGATAATCTAATATACTTATGCATGAAAATAATGAATTCGATCATTGTGGTCGGACTCTATTATGAATTTCGGAGCACATTTTCCATAGGTCTCTCTTATCTCTTCCTTCTTCAAGCTCGGATTATGCAAGAAGAGGCTGAGAAAAAACTATCAGCAACAATTAGGCATTATGTTCATATTGATCTATTATATGCCTTTGCATTTAGCATTGGGTAGACCTCATATAATAACTGTCATAGCTCTACcccatcttttattttatttcttcgacaataataaaaaaaactttttgaattatggggacaagaaaaaaaattcaacacgTAAATTTAGTATTCAAAGAATATTTTTTACTAAtcttatttttcagttatttaatCCCCTTGTCTTACCAAGTTTCATATTAGTTAGATTAGTAAACATCTATATGTTTAGATGCcacaataaattattatttttaacaagTGATTTTGGTGGTTAGTTAAATAGTCACATTTTTTCATAAAATGGATTGATATTTGTATTTGTTTGAATAcaacaaaataatattaaatataatgaaTGCATTTGCTATAGGAAGTCTATTTTATCAGAATTTCAAACTTCTGTTGCTCAAttctttagtattttttatttcttatgtgTTTGTGCTGTTTAGGTCGAACATCCTTGTCCTTTGTTATTAAAAAGAAAAgttcaaaaaataaagaaagcggTGAAATTGAAAAACACAAATTTGATGTTGAAAGAATTTCAGAAATGACAAGAactgagaaaaaaaaagatatctgATGAGTGAAAATTGATGCTCAAAGATGCCGACAAGTGCACCAGATCGCACAAGTAATACCATGGTGAGTGGATATTGTTTccacaagaattaaaggattgAACAagcaaattttcaattaaaaagccTAATTAGATTAATAAAACTTTATTGATGATCGAA harbors:
- the LOC112740846 gene encoding LOW QUALITY PROTEIN: L-ascorbate oxidase-like (The sequence of the model RefSeq protein was modified relative to this genomic sequence to represent the inferred CDS: inserted 1 base in 1 codon); its protein translation is MMKIAWWVVWVGLLLLVVKIEGGRVRHYKFDVEYMIKKPDCLEHVVMGINGKFPGPTIRAQVGDTLHIALTNKLSTEGTVIHWHGIRQVGTPWADGTAAISQCAINPGETFHYRFKVDKAGTYFYHGHYGMQRAAGLYGSLIVELAKGEKEPFHYDGEFNLLLSDLWHTSSHEQEVGLSSNPFRWIGEPQSLLINGRGQFNCSLAAKFINTSLPQCELKGGEECAPQILHVDPNHTYRIRISSTTSLASLNFAISNHKLTVVEADGNYVEPFTVDDIDIYSGESYSVLLTTDQDPTKNYWLSVGVRARKPPIPQQVLTALTLLNYKNISASVFPASPPPVTPRWDDFERSKAFTKKIIANKMMTPQPPRYSHRRIVLLNTQNKIQGFIKWAINNVSLSLPTTPYLGSMKFKLNNTFDRXPPPENFPSDYDIFNPPVNANATTGNGVYVFRLKEVVDVILQNANQLTGKGSEIHPWHLHGHDFWVLGYGEGKFKTGEDEKRFNLTHAPLRNTAVIFPYGWTALRFKADNPGVWAFHCHIEPHLHMGMGVIFAEALHKVRNIPSQALACGLTAINAPH